One window from the genome of Deltaproteobacteria bacterium encodes:
- a CDS encoding helix-turn-helix domain-containing protein, translating into MNDNPMKMKWMSTSQVAQRLGISRMEVVRKIKRGELLAHKVGRSYMIKEGSLPGIHRPITESEKKNVEKAVERVIRQYGDVIRRLGHE; encoded by the coding sequence ATGAATGACAATCCAATGAAAATGAAATGGATGAGCACCTCTCAGGTGGCCCAGAGGCTGGGGATTAGTCGTATGGAAGTGGTGCGCAAAATCAAGAGGGGAGAACTCTTGGCCCATAAAGTTGGGCGTTCTTACATGATCAAAGAGGGTTCACTTCCCGGGATTCATCGGCCTATTACCGAATCTGAGAAAAAGAATGTAGAGAAGGCGGTGGAAAGGGTGATTCGGCAATACGGCGATGTGATCCGTCGCCTGGGTCATGAGTGA
- a CDS encoding type II toxin-antitoxin system death-on-curing family toxin, with amino-acid sequence MMRELTLEHVEQLAHRLARQVMSWDEPIPDFTTRFPGKLESSLKAPLQTYGGKDLYPLLVDKAAILFYLMIKNHPFQNGNKRIAVTSLFVFLDLNNRWLSMHPDTLYQVAMFVAQSPAEMKEAAVQGIKQIIAKYLVVKGKRLPD; translated from the coding sequence GTGATGAGAGAATTGACTCTGGAGCATGTGGAACAGCTGGCTCATCGCTTGGCACGTCAGGTGATGAGCTGGGATGAACCGATTCCTGATTTTACAACAAGGTTTCCCGGAAAACTCGAAAGTTCTCTGAAAGCGCCCCTCCAAACTTATGGGGGGAAGGATCTCTATCCCTTATTGGTGGACAAGGCCGCTATTCTTTTTTACCTGATGATCAAGAATCATCCGTTCCAGAATGGAAATAAAAGAATAGCCGTTACCTCACTCTTTGTATTTTTAGATCTTAACAACCGCTGGCTGTCAATGCACCCGGATACCCTGTATCAAGTGGCGATGTTTGTGGCCCAGAGTCCCGCCGAGATGAAAGAGGCCGCTGTTCAAGGGATAAAACAGATAATCGCAAAATATCTGGTAGTTAAAGGTAAGAGGTTGCCAGATTAA
- a CDS encoding amino acid permease produces MTELKRHLNLPKLTFYGVGDILGAGIYALVGKVAWEAGGLAWFAFLFAGLSILPTALSYAELTSRYPKSGGVSVFAGRAFRRHSIPFVVGFIVLMSGLVSSAAVANAFHGYLSTLWEVPRGLAIVFFLSFLTFINWRGIAESSNFNILCVLAEAGGLLLIIAFGWGHWGEGNFLVGRGGEGFLSRETLEGIGAASILAFYAAVGFEDICNVSEEVIDPEKTVPKAILLAVSISSLIYIGIALTVVSVVSIPELGESKAPLALVASKIIPFFSPKVIATLALFSLTNTALANMIMASRLLYGMSREGWIFRSFSLVSSRRQTPVVAVITVFFLTLVLALSGSLKILGQTTSVIMLSMFIIVHLSLLVIRIRGDKPDSETRLFRIPLVVPFLGILISAFMITQAPHEAYLRVGILFGIGFLLSLSMRRFMF; encoded by the coding sequence GTGACTGAACTCAAGCGGCATCTTAATCTTCCCAAGCTGACCTTTTACGGAGTGGGGGATATCCTGGGGGCCGGCATTTATGCCCTCGTGGGGAAGGTTGCTTGGGAGGCCGGGGGGCTAGCCTGGTTTGCCTTTCTCTTTGCCGGCCTCTCAATCCTGCCGACCGCCCTTTCTTATGCCGAGCTAACCAGTCGTTACCCTAAAAGCGGTGGGGTCTCTGTTTTTGCCGGCAGGGCCTTCCGTCGTCATTCGATTCCTTTTGTGGTTGGTTTTATCGTTTTGATGTCGGGTCTTGTTTCCTCGGCGGCCGTGGCGAACGCCTTTCACGGCTATCTTTCCACCTTGTGGGAGGTGCCACGGGGACTGGCGATTGTTTTTTTTCTTTCCTTTCTCACCTTCATCAATTGGCGCGGCATCGCGGAATCTTCCAATTTTAACATCCTTTGTGTCCTTGCGGAGGCGGGAGGGTTGCTTCTCATTATCGCCTTTGGCTGGGGGCATTGGGGGGAGGGAAATTTTCTCGTGGGCCGGGGAGGGGAGGGTTTTCTGAGCCGGGAGACCCTGGAGGGGATCGGCGCCGCCTCCATTTTGGCTTTTTATGCGGCGGTCGGTTTTGAGGATATCTGTAATGTTTCGGAAGAGGTGATCGATCCGGAGAAAACGGTTCCGAAGGCGATCCTTCTGGCGGTTTCTATTTCGTCGTTGATTTACATCGGGATCGCCTTGACCGTGGTTTCGGTTGTTTCCATCCCGGAACTGGGGGAATCGAAGGCCCCGCTCGCCCTGGTCGCCTCCAAGATTATCCCATTTTTTTCGCCCAAGGTCATAGCCACCCTGGCCCTTTTTTCCCTCACCAACACTGCCTTGGCCAACATGATCATGGCTTCCCGTCTCCTCTACGGGATGTCCCGTGAGGGCTGGATTTTCCGAAGCTTCTCTCTTGTTTCTTCCCGTCGTCAGACGCCGGTTGTTGCTGTCATCACCGTTTTTTTCCTGACCCTTGTTCTCGCCCTTTCCGGTTCGCTCAAAATCCTGGGGCAAACCACCAGTGTCATCATGCTCAGCATGTTTATTATCGTGCACCTTTCTTTGCTGGTGATCCGGATCCGTGGGGACAAACCGGATTCCGAGACCCGGCTTTTTCGAATCCCCCTGGTTGTTCCCTTTTTGGGGATACTGATTTCCGCCTTTATGATCACACAGGCCCCCCATGAAGCCTACCTCCGGGTGGGGATCCTCTTTGGGATCGGTTTTCTGTTGAGCCTCTCCATGCGCCGGTTCATGTTTTAA